In one window of Spartinivicinus marinus DNA:
- a CDS encoding FecCD family ABC transporter permease — protein sequence MFAVKLLKRHNEPNICLICYSLLAVLAVFLFISLMTGAGYISVGESLNYLLGKPEAIANNKLTVVIETLRMPRSVAAIIVGGCLGIAGALMQSVTRNPIAEPGLLGVNAGAALGVVVGISFAAAETGQAYLAWAFMGALIGNGVILWVANQGAVVTPIKLILAGIAISATFQGVTSFLLINNQATYDQYRYWVLGSLAGINLTIISQILPFLVIGIVLSLVLSRPLACLMLGDDVAKSLGHKPGLIRFIVTITVTLLAGGSVALAGPVSFLGLIAPFLARAMTGPVLFHQLILSALLGALIVLVADISARLIVQPFEAPVGVILAIVGAPLLIGLTHSNHFNQLLLSKAGN from the coding sequence TTGTTTGCAGTAAAATTATTAAAAAGACACAATGAGCCTAATATCTGTCTCATTTGTTATTCATTGTTAGCTGTATTGGCTGTATTTTTATTTATCTCACTGATGACTGGAGCTGGGTATATCTCTGTTGGAGAAAGCCTAAATTATTTACTTGGGAAGCCGGAAGCAATTGCAAATAATAAACTAACGGTTGTGATAGAAACCTTACGTATGCCTCGATCTGTTGCTGCGATTATTGTGGGTGGTTGCTTAGGCATTGCGGGTGCTTTAATGCAGTCAGTCACACGTAATCCAATAGCAGAACCTGGGCTGTTAGGGGTTAATGCTGGTGCTGCACTAGGGGTCGTTGTTGGAATTAGTTTTGCAGCTGCCGAGACTGGTCAGGCTTATTTGGCTTGGGCATTTATGGGTGCACTGATAGGAAATGGGGTCATTCTTTGGGTTGCTAATCAGGGAGCTGTAGTTACCCCGATAAAATTAATATTAGCAGGCATTGCGATTAGTGCTACGTTTCAGGGGGTTACTTCATTTCTATTAATTAATAATCAGGCCACTTATGATCAATACCGTTACTGGGTTTTAGGTTCGTTAGCAGGTATTAACTTAACAATTATAAGTCAGATTTTGCCATTTTTAGTTATTGGGATAGTCTTATCACTGGTATTATCTCGGCCACTTGCCTGTTTAATGTTAGGGGATGATGTTGCTAAATCATTAGGGCATAAACCGGGGCTAATCCGTTTTATTGTCACTATCACAGTGACTTTATTAGCGGGTGGTTCAGTAGCACTTGCTGGCCCAGTTAGCTTTTTAGGTTTGATTGCTCCTTTTTTAGCAAGGGCAATGACAGGTCCTGTTTTATTTCATCAGCTGATTTTGTCAGCTTTATTGGGGGCATTAATTGTATTAGTTGCTGATATTAGTGCACGTTTGATTGTCCAACCTTTTGAAGCCCCAGTAGGAGTGATCTTAGCGATAGTGGGAGCGCCATTACTAATTGGATTAACCCATAGTAACCACTTTAATCAACTGCTTTTAAGTAAAGCAGGCAACTAA
- a CDS encoding FecCD family ABC transporter permease yields MIKLVSIKYNTDHALVVRLNNGNYSLLFDQKIVLLSVVLTVLLALTVLGALALGATILSIETVIDVLLGQASQSQQLLVNEFRLPRIIAGIVAGFALAIAGSLIQHVVRNRLATPDVLGINEGAALLMLIVLISSNVGLMGPWWVAPVGALVSGILLLFIAKRLGTHGYRVILVGLALTYLVRSLSELMLAHINSLHASATYSWSVGNLNGRGYEVAEPVVLILAILMPFVLLISRQLRVFQLGEDIACTLGTHIRRVQFMAICLAIILAGLAVGIGGPIGFVAIAAPVVINKIIGGTQLAIINTGLLGGILVVVADTLGRLLVAPLEIPVGVLTSILGGPFLLWVLLSEKNT; encoded by the coding sequence ATGATTAAACTGGTATCAATTAAATATAATACAGATCATGCCTTAGTGGTCAGACTAAATAATGGAAACTATTCGTTATTATTTGATCAGAAAATTGTTTTACTCAGCGTTGTGTTAACCGTTTTACTCGCTTTAACTGTATTAGGGGCATTAGCATTAGGCGCTACTATTTTAAGTATTGAAACGGTTATTGATGTTTTATTAGGTCAAGCATCTCAAAGCCAGCAATTGTTGGTCAATGAATTCCGATTACCAAGAATAATAGCAGGTATAGTAGCCGGTTTTGCATTAGCTATTGCTGGTAGCCTTATTCAGCATGTAGTCCGTAATCGTTTAGCAACACCTGATGTATTGGGAATTAATGAAGGGGCTGCATTATTAATGTTAATTGTCTTAATCAGTAGTAATGTTGGGTTAATGGGGCCTTGGTGGGTTGCTCCAGTAGGAGCATTGGTTTCAGGTATTTTACTATTGTTTATTGCAAAAAGACTCGGTACTCATGGCTATCGGGTGATATTGGTTGGGTTAGCGCTGACCTATTTAGTGCGATCACTTAGCGAGTTAATGCTTGCTCATATTAATTCTTTACATGCCAGTGCAACCTATAGTTGGTCAGTGGGTAATTTAAATGGACGAGGCTATGAAGTGGCTGAACCGGTTGTGCTTATTTTAGCCATATTGATGCCATTTGTGTTGTTGATTTCAAGACAGTTGCGGGTTTTTCAGTTAGGGGAAGATATTGCTTGCACGCTCGGTACTCATATTAGACGTGTCCAGTTTATGGCAATTTGTTTGGCTATTATATTGGCTGGTTTAGCTGTGGGTATTGGTGGGCCTATTGGTTTTGTGGCAATTGCGGCGCCAGTCGTTATTAATAAAATTATAGGTGGTACTCAATTAGCCATCATTAATACTGGGTTATTAGGTGGTATTTTAGTTGTAGTGGCGGATACATTAGGACGATTATTAGTTGCACCACTGGAAATTCCTGTAGGTGTATTAACCAGTATTTTAGGTGGGCCCTTTTTGCTATGGGTATTACTTAGCGAAAAAAATACTTAA
- a CDS encoding ABC transporter ATP-binding protein — MSLVVNQLTASYDQLLVVSNVNLTVKTGEVAVIVGPNGCGKSTLFRSIARLHKPDTGTVVVNQQDIWQLTTSQAAKQIALLPQVPQAPDDITVRGLVQFGRHPHQGLFRQWSAKDEQVINQVLDVTGVTELTDRRLSQLSGGQRQRCWLAMVLAQETPLILLDEPTSMLDPGHQLEVLQLVRQLANKGKTFVLILHDLVAAAKYADYLIAMRNGNIIASGKPEDIITRQLVKQLYDIEADILQSPEDAKPIVVAKSVA, encoded by the coding sequence GTGAGTTTAGTGGTAAACCAATTAACAGCCAGTTATGACCAACTGTTAGTCGTCAGTAATGTCAATCTTACGGTCAAAACGGGAGAGGTTGCCGTTATTGTTGGACCTAATGGTTGTGGCAAATCCACTTTATTTCGAAGTATTGCACGTTTGCATAAACCAGATACTGGAACGGTTGTCGTCAATCAACAGGATATTTGGCAACTAACAACCAGTCAGGCAGCAAAACAAATTGCTTTGTTACCTCAAGTGCCTCAGGCACCAGATGATATTACAGTAAGGGGATTGGTGCAGTTTGGTCGGCATCCTCATCAAGGATTATTTCGTCAGTGGTCGGCAAAAGATGAACAAGTAATAAATCAGGTGTTGGATGTAACAGGCGTAACAGAGTTAACAGATCGGAGACTATCTCAGTTATCGGGGGGGCAACGACAGCGCTGCTGGCTTGCTATGGTATTAGCTCAAGAAACCCCATTAATATTACTGGATGAACCTACGAGTATGCTTGATCCTGGTCATCAGCTAGAGGTATTACAATTAGTACGACAGTTAGCGAATAAAGGAAAAACTTTTGTATTAATTTTACATGATTTAGTTGCTGCAGCTAAATATGCAGACTATTTAATTGCCATGAGAAATGGAAATATTATAGCATCAGGCAAGCCTGAGGATATTATTACCAGGCAGCTAGTAAAACAATTATATGATATAGAGGCTGATATTTTACAGTCTCCAGAAGATGCCAAGCCAATAGTGGTCGCTAAATCAGTAGCCTAG
- a CDS encoding TonB-dependent receptor domain-containing protein — translation MKTSSSISKHVLSPLSLAIIATVPAVLTANEKKQDNYTTLDSVVVTATKTEHDISTAPASISVITSEQLKEMPVSDISDAIRHSVGVFQVKNGNGRQGIGIRGLGSAYTLILVNGRRVNSVNTLIRGNDFDLSTIPLNQIERIEVVRGPMSSLYGSEALGGVVNIITKQADNQWGGQVSVDYATPEGSGSDDGNETRTSISTSGALIEDKLFLSFHGNKYNRDAWTPFQEDYTTTTINERDETGLEDHNSINANLGLTWKLADNQMIDFEYGYGHDDRKANFAFKGSNGITDHETRRDTYSLTHKGDWDWGNSQIRYYQEGTEFKERSTTVPNGVATQTNQVVDGFITTQFGDHAITTGAEYRQSELDNDVNLKTTGSADVSQKALYIQDEWKLSQDWALTGGGRLDDHEFFGREFSPRGYLVYTPTDALTIKGGVGTAFKAPTLTQLTKEYNIPSCRGRCTLIGNPDLQPEKSTSYELGFTYQGNSWDLGATIFRTDIKDMIARQSEKDENNKKRDFITYENINKARIDGIELTGSIDLTDAVFLTANYSYTDARDRDTDNRLATTPRENVNVRLDWEVDNKLGAFTQARYIGDQKTRGNEDLPGYSLVDMGVTYQLTEQVSLRSGITNLADTRLDKKDDNFDFVERGRTFYAGFTASF, via the coding sequence TTGAAAACCAGTAGTAGTATTTCAAAACATGTTTTATCGCCACTCAGCTTAGCTATAATAGCAACTGTGCCTGCTGTGTTAACCGCTAATGAGAAAAAGCAAGATAATTATACTACCCTTGATTCTGTGGTAGTGACTGCTACAAAAACTGAGCATGATATTTCTACCGCACCAGCATCCATATCAGTAATTACCAGTGAACAATTAAAAGAAATGCCAGTGTCAGATATCAGTGATGCCATTCGGCATTCAGTGGGGGTATTTCAAGTAAAGAATGGTAATGGCCGACAAGGCATTGGTATTCGAGGGCTAGGTAGTGCATACACATTGATTTTGGTGAATGGCCGACGGGTTAACTCGGTGAATACGTTAATTCGTGGTAATGACTTTGATCTATCAACCATTCCTTTGAATCAGATAGAGCGCATTGAAGTTGTTCGTGGACCAATGTCATCCTTGTATGGCTCTGAGGCATTAGGTGGGGTGGTAAATATTATTACCAAGCAGGCAGATAATCAGTGGGGTGGTCAGGTCAGTGTTGATTATGCAACACCTGAAGGCAGTGGTAGTGATGATGGTAATGAAACCCGTACTAGTATCAGTACCAGTGGAGCATTGATTGAAGACAAGTTATTTCTATCATTTCATGGTAACAAATACAATCGAGATGCCTGGACTCCTTTTCAAGAAGATTATACCACAACCACAATTAATGAGCGTGATGAGACAGGGTTAGAAGACCATAATAGTATCAATGCTAACCTAGGCTTAACCTGGAAGTTGGCTGATAATCAGATGATTGATTTTGAATATGGCTATGGCCATGATGATCGCAAGGCAAATTTTGCTTTTAAAGGTAGCAATGGAATTACCGACCACGAAACACGACGTGATACTTATTCATTAACTCATAAAGGGGATTGGGATTGGGGCAATAGCCAAATACGTTATTACCAAGAAGGAACGGAGTTTAAAGAACGAAGTACGACGGTCCCTAATGGTGTGGCTACTCAAACTAACCAAGTAGTGGATGGTTTTATTACTACCCAGTTTGGTGATCATGCGATCACCACCGGGGCTGAATACAGACAGTCAGAACTGGATAATGATGTTAACTTAAAAACAACCGGTAGCGCCGACGTGTCGCAAAAAGCGCTGTATATTCAGGATGAATGGAAATTAAGCCAAGATTGGGCATTGACTGGTGGGGGCAGGCTGGATGATCATGAATTTTTTGGCCGGGAATTTAGCCCCCGTGGTTATCTGGTTTATACTCCAACAGATGCATTAACCATTAAAGGGGGGGTAGGAACCGCATTTAAAGCGCCTACTTTAACCCAGCTTACCAAGGAATATAACATTCCAAGTTGTCGTGGTAGGTGTACTCTTATTGGAAACCCCGATCTACAGCCTGAAAAGTCGACAAGCTATGAGCTTGGGTTTACCTATCAAGGCAACAGTTGGGATCTGGGTGCGACGATTTTCCGTACTGATATAAAGGACATGATTGCCAGGCAAAGTGAAAAGGATGAGAATAATAAAAAAAGAGATTTTATTACTTACGAAAATATTAATAAAGCCAGAATTGATGGCATTGAACTAACTGGCAGTATTGATTTAACTGATGCTGTATTTTTAACGGCTAATTATTCCTATACTGATGCAAGGGATCGTGACACTGATAATCGTTTAGCAACCACCCCTCGGGAAAATGTCAATGTTCGGTTGGATTGGGAAGTAGACAACAAATTAGGTGCATTTACCCAAGCCCGTTATATAGGTGATCAAAAAACTAGAGGTAATGAAGATTTGCCAGGATATAGCCTGGTAGATATGGGCGTTACTTACCAATTAACTGAGCAGGTCAGTTTACGTTCTGGTATTACTAATTTAGCTGATACTCGACTGGATAAAAAAGATGATAACTTTGATTTTGTAGAAAGAGGACGTACTTTCTATGCAGGGTTTACAGCATCTTTTTAA